A single Anopheles maculipalpis chromosome 3RL, idAnoMacuDA_375_x, whole genome shotgun sequence DNA region contains:
- the LOC126564619 gene encoding PRKCA-binding protein isoform X1 translates to MLQDCDYDYFYEEDKMGMTVSSGTVVIKKDTSNLIGISIGGGAPLCPCLYIVQVFDGTPAAREGTLQSGDELLGVNGASVKGKTKVEVAKMIQSATEEVMIHYNKLHADPTQGETLDIVLKKMKHRLVERMSSSTADTLGLSRAILCNDSLVKRLQELERTETMYKGLVEHARRMLKAHFDVLQTYQAFGNMFASISVREPQPRASEAFRIFGELHRNMEKDGIKMIKSLKPILADMGTYLHKAIPDTKLTVKRYADAKFSYLSYCLKIKEMDDEEHGYAAIQEPLYRVETGNYEYRLILRCRQDARLKFAKLRSDVLEKIELLECKHARDLASQLRKFIEGLATLASETVERLESIPNLFPIEVDLKASAFQYKSAIKFQAEEYTDDEVPQAEEAIEQLEPSKTGQTSEVGDSNGTESGGQLLGGFEEIDLSKGTSTVASENDLLNELGLAGIDLSVGSKPISHNLMDDLLVPDLYK, encoded by the exons GGGAATGACGGTCAGTTCTGGTACGGTTGTCATCAAGAAGGATACCAGCAACTTGATCGGCATCAGCATCGGTGGAGGCGCCCCACTGTGTCCATGTTTGTACATTGTTCAG GTTTTCGATGGAACGCCTGCAGCCCGCGAAGGAACGCTTCAGAGCGGCGATGAGCTTCTCGGTGTAAATGGCGCCTCGGTTAAGGGCAAAACGAAGGTGGAAGTGGCCAAAATGATACAGTCGGCCACAGAGGAGGTGATGATACACTACAACAAGCTCCACGCCGATCCGACGCAAGGAGAAACTCTCGATATTGTGCTGAAGAAGATGAAGCACCGTTTGGTGGAAAGGATGTCCAGCAGTACAGCAGACACGCTGGGTCTTTCCAGGGCTATTCTTTGCAATGACTCTCTGGTCAAACGTTTGCAGGAACTGGAGCGAACGGAAACCATGTACAAGGGGCTGGTGGAGCATGCTCGAAG GATGCTCAAGGCACATTTCGATGTGCTACAGACGTACCAAGCGTTCGGTAACATGTTTGCCTCGATAAGTGTCCGAGAACCGCAGCCCCGTGCATCGGAAGCGTTTCGCATTTTCGGTGAGCTCCATCGAAATATGGAAAAAGACGGCATCAAGATGATTAAATCACTAAAACCCATACTTGCGGACATGGGAACGTACCTTCATAAAGCCATCCCGGACACTAAGCTCACAGTGAAACGCTACGCAGACGCAAAGTTCAGCTATCTGTCCTACTGTCTTAAGATCAAAGAGATGGACGATGAAGAGCATGGGTATGCCGCGATCCAGGAACCATTATACCGTGTAGAGACTGGAAACTATGAGTACCGCCTCATTCTACGCTGTCGGCAGGATGCTCGCTTAAAGTTCGCCAAACTACGTAGCGATGTGCTGGAGAAGATTGAACTGCTCGAGTGTAAGCATGCTCGAGACCTTGCTAGTCAGCTGCGTAAGTTCATCGAAGGACTAGCTACCCTTGCATCGGAAACCGTCGAGCGATTGGAAAGCATTCCAAACCTGTTCCCCATCGAAGTGGACCTTAAGGCGAGTGCGTTTCAGTACAAGTCGGCGATCAAGTTTCAAGCGGAAGAGTACACGGACGATGAGGTACCACAGGCGGAAGAAGCGATCGAGCAGCTGGAACCGTCCAAAACGGGCCAAACGAGTGAAGTGGGAGACTCGAATGGAACCGAGAGCGGTGGACAATTGTTGGGAGGATTTGAGGAAATTGACCTCAGCAAAGGCACTTCGACGGTAGCATCGGAGAACGATCTGTTGAACGAGCTAGGACTTGCGGGCATCGATCTTTCCGTCGGAAGCAAACCGATCAGTCACAATCTGATGGATGATCTGCTCGTTCCGGATTTGTAcaagtaa
- the LOC126564619 gene encoding PRKCA-binding protein isoform X2 — translation MLCQRQEMERLGMTVSSGTVVIKKDTSNLIGISIGGGAPLCPCLYIVQVFDGTPAAREGTLQSGDELLGVNGASVKGKTKVEVAKMIQSATEEVMIHYNKLHADPTQGETLDIVLKKMKHRLVERMSSSTADTLGLSRAILCNDSLVKRLQELERTETMYKGLVEHARRMLKAHFDVLQTYQAFGNMFASISVREPQPRASEAFRIFGELHRNMEKDGIKMIKSLKPILADMGTYLHKAIPDTKLTVKRYADAKFSYLSYCLKIKEMDDEEHGYAAIQEPLYRVETGNYEYRLILRCRQDARLKFAKLRSDVLEKIELLECKHARDLASQLRKFIEGLATLASETVERLESIPNLFPIEVDLKASAFQYKSAIKFQAEEYTDDEVPQAEEAIEQLEPSKTGQTSEVGDSNGTESGGQLLGGFEEIDLSKGTSTVASENDLLNELGLAGIDLSVGSKPISHNLMDDLLVPDLYK, via the exons GGGAATGACGGTCAGTTCTGGTACGGTTGTCATCAAGAAGGATACCAGCAACTTGATCGGCATCAGCATCGGTGGAGGCGCCCCACTGTGTCCATGTTTGTACATTGTTCAG GTTTTCGATGGAACGCCTGCAGCCCGCGAAGGAACGCTTCAGAGCGGCGATGAGCTTCTCGGTGTAAATGGCGCCTCGGTTAAGGGCAAAACGAAGGTGGAAGTGGCCAAAATGATACAGTCGGCCACAGAGGAGGTGATGATACACTACAACAAGCTCCACGCCGATCCGACGCAAGGAGAAACTCTCGATATTGTGCTGAAGAAGATGAAGCACCGTTTGGTGGAAAGGATGTCCAGCAGTACAGCAGACACGCTGGGTCTTTCCAGGGCTATTCTTTGCAATGACTCTCTGGTCAAACGTTTGCAGGAACTGGAGCGAACGGAAACCATGTACAAGGGGCTGGTGGAGCATGCTCGAAG GATGCTCAAGGCACATTTCGATGTGCTACAGACGTACCAAGCGTTCGGTAACATGTTTGCCTCGATAAGTGTCCGAGAACCGCAGCCCCGTGCATCGGAAGCGTTTCGCATTTTCGGTGAGCTCCATCGAAATATGGAAAAAGACGGCATCAAGATGATTAAATCACTAAAACCCATACTTGCGGACATGGGAACGTACCTTCATAAAGCCATCCCGGACACTAAGCTCACAGTGAAACGCTACGCAGACGCAAAGTTCAGCTATCTGTCCTACTGTCTTAAGATCAAAGAGATGGACGATGAAGAGCATGGGTATGCCGCGATCCAGGAACCATTATACCGTGTAGAGACTGGAAACTATGAGTACCGCCTCATTCTACGCTGTCGGCAGGATGCTCGCTTAAAGTTCGCCAAACTACGTAGCGATGTGCTGGAGAAGATTGAACTGCTCGAGTGTAAGCATGCTCGAGACCTTGCTAGTCAGCTGCGTAAGTTCATCGAAGGACTAGCTACCCTTGCATCGGAAACCGTCGAGCGATTGGAAAGCATTCCAAACCTGTTCCCCATCGAAGTGGACCTTAAGGCGAGTGCGTTTCAGTACAAGTCGGCGATCAAGTTTCAAGCGGAAGAGTACACGGACGATGAGGTACCACAGGCGGAAGAAGCGATCGAGCAGCTGGAACCGTCCAAAACGGGCCAAACGAGTGAAGTGGGAGACTCGAATGGAACCGAGAGCGGTGGACAATTGTTGGGAGGATTTGAGGAAATTGACCTCAGCAAAGGCACTTCGACGGTAGCATCGGAGAACGATCTGTTGAACGAGCTAGGACTTGCGGGCATCGATCTTTCCGTCGGAAGCAAACCGATCAGTCACAATCTGATGGATGATCTGCTCGTTCCGGATTTGTAcaagtaa
- the LOC126564513 gene encoding uncharacterized protein LOC126564513: protein MGYFSKRNIFIYCCISACLSLLTYLVAFSCEISWILEARGDLPIPAYLLCAQFFILFISSAILIHGLSTGISWGLLSWSIIIGVLSVPELALVMYMTIQYWGLQSAHGLTELIGYLIRLIVNCLALLCVIPTALRWRQEKKVLSQLESLASRLQLTTPTPTTPFNATTGMNSLRASKRSTQGAPNGSSRRPSTGFDNPGYVPHESNSLDIVQQYTAYNNLYGSQSEFNASIFGLPPAMPTGPPPMVPECKKTQSLLDLRFIFPPKFLSTHTTISEKKSKDSSPAADEPDTVLQNNLKNQIHNKLHDVPENGTLRQAREKDTNASIEHTGTVATLANGDGPISSTNDPIYYTIESTKNNKILGRNCVSLENLGNITFSESPLPVKKHDLPYYRYGHNLLKNYAMNPWNVLAYNPAYSAYPPAYYHYHMINPYHLYQLHQQQHGNYHGGAGSPIPPGGYFAGPPHAGGLHGGPASYGKSHSQLASYGYGNNLYLNGATDSRQSLGNESDDFRKYRDVAL, encoded by the exons ATGGGATACTTTTCCAAACGAAACATATTTATCTACTGCTGTATATCGGCATGTTTATCATTG CTTACTTATTTGGTGGCGTTCTCTTGCGAAATCTCCTGGATATTGGAGGCCCGCGGTGACCTGCCCATACCGGCCTATTTGCTGTGCGCCCAGTTCTTCATACTCTTCATCTCGTCCGCGATCTTGATCCATGGCCTATCGACA GGCATTTCGTGGGGTCTGCTCAGCTGGTCGATTATAATCGGTGTGCTGTCGGTTCCGGAACTGGCACTAGTCATGTACATGACCATACAATATTGG GGTCTACAATCGGCGCACGGGCTAACGGAATTAATTGGATATTTAATACGTTTAATAGTCAACTGCTTAGCACTGTTGTGCGTTATTCCGACAGCATTAAG ATGGCGACAGGAGAAGAAAGTGTTATCCCAGCTCGAATCACTTGCCTCACGACTGCAGCTGACAACACCGACACCGACAACTCCCTTCAACGCTACCACCGGCATGAACTCACTGCGTGCGAGCAAGCGTAGCACTCAAGGCGCTCCGAACGGTTCCAGCCGACGACCCTCGACCGGCTTCGACAATCCGGGATACGTTCCGCACGAAAGCAACTCGCTCGACATTGTCCAGCAGTATACGGCCTACAACAACCTGTACGGATCGCAGAGCGAATTCAATGCCAGCATCTTCGGGCTGCCACCGGCGATGCCTACCGGACCGCCGCCAATGGTGCCAGAGTGCAAGAAAACGCAGTCACTGCTTGATCTGCGCTTCATCTTTCCACCAAAGTTTCTCTCGACGCACACCACGATCAGTGAGAAGAAATCCAAAGACTCCTCACCGGCTGCCGACGAGCCGGACACTGTGCTGCAAAATAATCTGAAGAATCAAATCCACAACAAGTTGCACGATGTGCCTGAGAATGGCACACTGCGACAGGCACGCGAAAAGGATACGAATGCCTCGATCGAACACACGGGTACCGTAGCGACACTGGCGAACGGCGATGGACCGATTTCGTCCACGAACGATCCCATCTACTACACGATCGAgtcaaccaaaaacaacaaaattttgGGCCGGAATTGTGTGTCGCTCGAGAATTTGGGCAACATTACGTTCTCGGAATCGCCACTGCCAGTTAAGAAGCACGATCTACCGTACTACCGCTACGGACACAATCTACTGAAAAACTATGCCATGAATCCGTGGAATGTTCTCGCCTACAATCCGGCCTACAGTGCGTACCCACCGGCCTACTATCACTATCACATGATAAACCCGTACCATCTGTATCAgttgcatcagcagcaacacggTAATTACCACGGTGGGGCTGGAAGTCCGATCCCTCCCGGGGGATACTTTGCGGGACCTCCTCATGCTGGTGGACTTCACGGTGGACCTGCCAGCTACGGGAAGAGTCACTCACAGCTGGCCAGCTACGGGTATGGCAACAATCTCTACCTAAACGGTGCCACCGACAGTCGGCAGTCGCTCGGCAATGAGTCGGACGATTTTCGAAAGTATCGTGATGTGGCCctatag
- the LOC126565532 gene encoding uncharacterized protein LOC126565532, protein MKAVYVLAIALSLAVATQAAPQFLLGTLTTLSQTITNLVTQITTLLNNVLVSAGSTTQSVLSSVVSNALSTLFGLANSTISLLAVPQSALSTVNTLLTNALNQIATVVAGAGTTLTTLVPALGNVQTILSTLVANLSALNLTALAPLQSTLTQLATTLGNAVTQISG, encoded by the exons ATGAAAGCCGTGTACGTTCTTGCTATTGCTCTGAGCCTTGCTGTG GCCACCCAGGCAGCACCTCAGTTCCTGTTGGGCACGCTCACCACCCTGTCGCAGACGATCACCAACTTGGTGACGCAAATCACGACCCTTCTGAACAATGTGCTCGTCTCGGCCGGATCAACCACCCAGTCCGTGCTGTCGTCGGTCGTTTCGAACGCACTGTCCACGCTGTTCGGATTGGCCAACTCCACCATCTCGCTGCTGGCCGTGCCACAGAGTGCACTGAGCACGGTTAACACTCTGCTGACCAATGCGCTCAATCAAATTGCAACGGTCGTTGCCGGTGCCGGAACAACGCTAACCACTCTGGTGCCAGCCCTCGGCAATGTGCAAACCATTCTGTCCACGCTCGTTGCCAACCTGAGTGCGCTCAATCTGACGGCCCTGGCGCCACTCCAGTCGACGCTGACCCAGCTGGCGACCACACTCGGCAACGCTGTGACTCAAATTTCGGGTTAA
- the LOC126565990 gene encoding leucine-rich repeats and immunoglobulin-like domains protein 3 — protein RGNKTANKSLQMTIGSVCYYLSFSFATTIAAFHFICLNRNSAQCTLNNLFPEYEGTFVLNHIPEHVHILIFSQLMAKTVDHNILSNLSPTIKHVFMTESAVMRNIVVPSNSTVEQLFIIRTGLEAISFEENGLLVLLCIEKAPLHQLPPTLVNLKNVSYIKINHTPMEELNLSLICNLRSLATIDLNYNRIHYITNPQHHVHECDSKLIEISLANNRLTTLSPDVFAPFGRLEMLKLSDNMIETISGGFQNNLTGELQLDYNMLSALDLCNSHPMPYITTLRVNRNKLIHVPTCLERLPNIEVITLEHNQLSNISIDDFKQLKQLHYIRLSLNPIVSFMVHEHSLPPRLVDIDMRHNCMEHLNISQTLAQKLRMHT, from the exons CGAGGAAACAAGACCGCCAACAAATCGCTCCAAATGACTATCGGTTCGGTGTGTTACTACTTGAG CTTCTCGTTCGCTACCACTATTGCAGCATTTCATTTTATCTGCCTCAACCGGAACAGTGCGCAATGCACCTTGAACAATCTGTTTCCCGAATATGAAGGAACGTTTGTCCTGAACCACATACCGGAGCACGTGCATATACTGATTTTCTCGCAGCTTATGGCCAAGACTGTCGATCACAACATTCTCAGCAATTTATCACCAACGATCAAGCACGTGTTTATGACTGAATCTGCTGTTATGAGAAACATCGTTGTACCGAGCAACAGTACAGTCGAGCAGTTGTTCATCATCCGAACCGGACTCGAAGCGATAAGTTTCGAGGAAAATGGTCTACTCGTGCTGCTGTGTATAGAAAAAGCTCCACTCCATCAGTTACCACCTACGTTGGTGAACTTGAAAAATGTATCTTAcatcaaaattaatcatacTCCAATGGAAGAGCTCAACTTAAGTCTAATTTGTAACCTTCGAAGTCTTGCGACGATCGATCTTAACTACAACAGGATACACTACATCACCAATCCACAACACCATGTCCATGAATGTGATTCAAAGTTGATAGAAATCTCGCTAGCAAACAATCGACTTACGACACTTTCCCCAGACGTATTTGCACCGTTTGGCCGGCTGGAAATGCTCAAACTGTCGGATAATATGATTGAGACAATTTCGGGAGGGTTCCAAAACAACCTAACAGGTGAACTACAGCTCGACTATAACATGCTGTCGGCATTAGATCTGTGCAACTCACACCCAATGCCATACATAACAACTCTTCGCGTAAATCGAAACAAACTCATCCACGTGCCGACGTGTTTGGAACGGTTGCCCAACATAGAGGTTATCACTCTCGAGCATAATCAACTGTCGAACATTTCGATCGACGATTTTAAGCAACTGAAACAGTTGCACTACATACGACTGTCCCTGAATCCGATCGTGTCGTTTATGGTGCATGAGCATTCGCTGCCACCACGACTGGTCGATATAGACATGCGGCACAATTGTATGGAGCATTTGAACATCTCACAAACGTTGGCGCAAAAGTTGAGAATGCATACTTAG
- the LOC126564900 gene encoding leucine-rich repeat and death domain-containing protein 1-like, protein MSSVSFHVRRSLLLATIVALHGSAAFQFRCKENVKNYTCTVTNYSPALEGTFLFNHVPNRTDTIEFKNLILPIVNGALLSHIPPTVSKLSFSDSSKVHIVIVPRNISIEKITLSLSLLGRIRFERNCPLSILTIFQSTLTMIPPTLSNLPNLSFFKLSLSPIETINLEQFCNFTQLKTVTLNNNLIGSLEFKGALNPRCSPVLEKLTLGSNKIKVVNMTVFASMRALETIDLEDNLIETVVGQFNNRNIKTVILSRNNLLTIELCGWSTLVQIVSFSFHSNNLQQIPKCLGRWPKVKFLNFNQNKLTRVAMEAFAMLKELEQLFFSNNAIATVTCNNRQSVPPSLKEIYLKHNPLQFMNLTNVSLASVKVYT, encoded by the exons ATGAGTAGCGTGTCCTTTCACGTACGGAGAAG CTTGCTCCTCGCCACTATCGTCGCATTGCATGGCAGTGCGGCGTTTCAGTTTCGCTGTAAGGAGAATGTAAAGAATTACACCTGCACTGTTACAAACTACAGTCCCGCGTTGGAAGGAACGTTCCTGTTTAACCACGTGCCAAACAGGACGGACacgattgaatttaaaaatcttattcTGCCGATCGTGAACGGTGCGCTGCTCAGCCACATACCTCCCACCGTAAGCAAACTATCGTTCAGTGATTCGAGCAAGGTGCATATAGTGATCGTACCAAGAAACATATCCATCGAAAAGATTACCCTATCGCTCTCCTTACTCGGCCGGATCCGGTTCGAAAGGAACTGCCCCCTTTCCATACTGACAATCTTTCAAAGTACCCTAACAATGATACCACCAACGCTATCTAATCTTCCAAATCTATCCTTCTTCAAGCTTTCCCTCTCGCCAATCGAAACGATTAATTTAGAACAGTTTTGTAACTTCACGCAGCTGAAAACAGTTACGCTGAATAACAATCTTATCGGTTCACTAGAATTTAAAGGTGCTCTGAATCCCCGGTGTAGTCCAGTGTTGGAAAAGCTCACGTTAGGCAGCAACAAGATCAAAGTCGTAAACATGACTGTGTTTGCAAGCATGCGGGCACTGGAGACAATCGATCTGGAAGACAACTTAATCGAAACCGTTGTTGGACAGTTTAACAACAGAAACATCAAAACAGTGATCCTGTCCAGGAACAATCTGCTAACGATCGAACTGTGCGGATGGAGCACGTTGGTGCAGATAGTGTCGTTTTCATTCCACAGCAACAATTTGCAGCAAATTCCGAAATGTTTGGGACGGTGGCCAAAGGTAAAATTTCTTAACTTCAATCAAAACAAGCTGACCCGGGTTGCGATGGAAGCGTTTGCGATGCTAAAGGAGCTAGAGCAGTTGTTTTTCAGTAATAACGCTATTGCAACGGTTACCTGCAACAATCGGCAGTCAGTGCCGCCCAGTCTGAAGGAAATTTATCTCAAACATAATCCACTGCAATTCATGAATTTGACGAACGTATCACTAGCGTCCGTAAAAGTTTACACATAG
- the LOC126565991 gene encoding insulin-like growth factor-binding protein complex acid labile subunit, with product MISVVFVQFRHFETSSIDQSIFNCFELNSVQSVQILDSRALLQIIVPSSFTIKKLEVRKTRLHWIHFQPNDAITELMIMYSSLGQVPPSLKGLKNLITLQLLHSHIQHLNLDLIQWCHSLDSLDLTYNNIHTITSTINSGHKRNLFQLNVSHNKLRILNLELLAPLGWFNYVNLSHNAIELLVGRFSSAHLYKLMLSNNRFKTLDFCQWQTIPSLQVLYLNSNELTRIPNCMHHLPFVNYLNFSNNKLRNVNMDVFGGMDGLVSLDVSANQISFIVFREDKHPKRLERLMLSRNKIDCRHVTEFPFCPLDIEFQATNDQSSWARNDNKLKKQLIIVT from the exons ATGATCA GTGTAGTGTTTGTGCAATTTCGCCACTTCGAAACCTCATCAATCGATCAGTCGATTTTCAACTGTTTTGAGTTAAACTCTGTACAGAGTGTACAAATCTTAGACTCGCGTGCATTGCTTCAAATTATTGTGCCCAGCAGTTTCACCATTAAAAAGCTTGAGGTGAGAAAAACAAGGCTTCACTGGATACACTTCCAGCCAAACGACGCCATTACGGAGTTGATGATCATGTACAGTAGCCTGGGACAGGTACCACCATCGCTTAAGGGCTTGAAGAATTTAATCACCTTGCAACTGCTACATTCCCACATTCAGCATCTTAATCTAGATTTAATACAGTGGTGTCATTCGTTAGATTCGCTAGATCTTACATACAACAATATTCACACGATCACGAGCACTATAAACAGTGGACACAAGCGAAACCTCTTCCAGCTAAACGTAAGTCATAATAAGCTCAGAATCTTAAACCTCGAGCTACTTGCGCCTCTCGGTTGGTTTAACTACGTTAATCTCTCACACAACGCCATAGAATTGCTGGTTGGACGATTCTCTAGCGCTCATCTTTATAAATTAATGCTTTCCAACAATCGCTTTAAAACGCTCGACTTTTGTCAATGGCAAACGATCCCAAGTCTCCAAGTACTATATCTCAATTCGAACGAACTTACGCGGATACCGAACTGTATGCATCATCTACCCTTCGTCAACTACCTGAACTTCAGCAACAATAAGCTTAGGAACGTAAACATGGACGTATTTGGAGGTATGGACGGTTTGGTGTCTTTGGATGTGTCAGCAAATCAAATTTCTTTTATTGTCTTCCGAGAGGACAAACATCCCAAACGTCTAGAGCGACTGATGTTGAGCAGAAACAAAATAGATTGTAGACATGTAACAGAATTTCCCTTTTGCCCGCTGGACATTGAGTTCCAAGCGACTAATGATCAGAGTTCCTGGGCGCGTAACGACAATAAGCTTAAAAAACAACTAATAATAGTCACTTAG
- the LOC126564875 gene encoding uncharacterized protein LOC126564875, translating to MAKNWLARTKKKFLRLHPAWRVYVILLGLLVLYNEVLIYVLQKLKWSNIYCKEAGCVKILLVADPQILGKTYDTHFYAGLANYDSDRYLAWYYEQAVEHVQPDVIIFLGDLMDEGTDSTEIHFEEYYTRFGAIFPTHPTAKVIYIPGDNDIGGDGRQPLNPIAKRRFRQYFSERPAWVINDNLTIYNINRITLEMTLNDPRMVDSTGTDVSERYLRIFVSHIPVLDVPSSFTYTAIHNLKPNVIFSAHLHVSQFARIHRSRLKTVQYRPLSQDKRTAYKVHSFDLSYHQDTQELLEIIVPTCSYRMSVPDIGYGYAAIDGTTLKYTVLWTTRRFYQLISYVVILAVPVVLGLLYVFYKFLREHCNCRSRYERLPK from the exons ATGGCAAAGAATTGGCTTGctaggacgaaaaaaaagttcctcCGGCTTCATCCGGCGTGGCGCGTGTACGTAATACTGCTCGGACTGCTGGTACTCTACAACGAGGTGCTTATTTACGTGTTGCAAAAGTTGAAATGGTCTAATATTTACTGTAAAGAAG CTGGCTGTGTAAAGATTCTGCTCGTAGCGGATCCACAAATTCTAGGCAAAACGTACGACACACATTTCTATGCCGGACTGGCAAACTACGATTCTGATCGCTATCTTGCCTGGTACTACGAGCAAGCGGTCGAACATGTGCAACCGGACGTAATCATTTTTCTCGGCGATCTGATGGACGAAGGTACCGATTCGACGGAAATCCATTTCGAGGAGTACTACACCCGTTTCGGAGCGATCTTCCCAACTCATCCGACAGCGAAGGTAATCTACATTCCGGGCGATAACGATATCGGCGGTGATGGGAGACAACCGTTGAATCCGATTGCAAAGCGACGCTTTCGTCAGTATTTTTCCGAGCGGCCGGCTTGGGTGATTAACGATAATCTGACGATCTACAACATCAACCGGATTACGCTCGAGATGACGTTGAACGATCCGCGCATGGTCGATAGTACCGGGACGGATGTTTCCGAACGTTATTTGCGTATATTTGTCAGCCATATACCGGTGCTGGATGTGCCGTCTAGCTTTACCTACACGGCAATACATAATCTGAAGCCGAATGTGATCTTTTCGGCCCATTTGCACGTTTCGCAGTTTGCCCGTATACATCGGAGTCGGTTGAAAACGGTGCAGTATAGGCCGCTGAGTCAGGACAAGCGGACGGCGTATAAGGTGCATTCGTTCGATCTGAGCTACCACCAGGATACGCAGGAGTTACTGGAAATAATCGTCCCTACGTGTTCGTATCGGATGAGTGTTCCGGACATTGGATATGGATATGCAGCGATCG ATGGTACCACGCTGAAGTACACCGTGCTCTGGACGACGAGACGCTTCTATCAACTGATCTCGTACGTAGTGATACTGGCCGTTCCGGTGGTGTTGGGCTTGTTGTATGTTTTCTACAAATTCTTACGAGAACACTGCAACTGTCGGTCAAGGTATGAACGATTGCCGAAGTAA
- the LOC126564716 gene encoding enolase: MPFKSIKARQIFDSRGNPTVEVDLVTDLGLFRAAVPSGASTGVHEALELRDNEKANWHGKGVLKAVENINKTIAPAVLASNLCVTQQKELDELMLKLDGTENKSKLGANAILGVSLAICKAGAAKKGVPLYKHIADLAGNANIILPVPAFNVINGGSHAGNKLAMQEFMILPTGASSFTEAMKIGSEVYHHLKNVIKAKFGLDATAVGDEGGFAPNILENKEALNLIQDAIAKAGYTGKVEIGMDVAASEFHKEGKYDLDFKNPKSDPSAWLAPDALEQLYQGFIKDFPIVSIEDPFDQDHWDAWSKITANTTIQIVGDDLTVTNPKRIATAVEKKACNCLLLKVNQIGSVTESINAHLLAKKNGWGTMVSHRSGETEDTFIADLVVGLSTGQIKTGAPCRSERLAKYNQILRIEEELGAGAKYAGKSFRHPQ; encoded by the exons ATGCCGTTCAAGAGTATTAAGGCCCGTCAGATCTTCGACTCGCGCGGTAACCCCACCGTCGAGGTTGACCTGGTGACCGATCTCGGTCTGTTCCGGGCTGCCGTCCCGTCCGGAGCATCCACCGGTGTCCACGAGGCACTGGAGCTGCGCGACAACGAGAAGGCGAACTGGCACGGCAAGGGTGTCCTGAAGGCGGTGGAGAACATCAACAAGACCATCGCACCGGCCGTGTTGGCTTCCAACCTTTGCGTTACGCAGCAGAAGGAG cttgatgagctgatgCTGAAGCTTGACGGAACCGAAAACAAGTCGAAGCTCGGTGCCAACGCTATTCTGGGCGTTTCGCTGGCCATCTGCAAGGCCGGTGCCGCCAAGAAGGGTGTCCCGCTGTACAAACACATTGCCGATCTGGCCGGCAATGCTAACATCATCCTGCCGGTGCCGGCATTCAACGTCATCAACGGTGGTAGCCATGCTGGCAACAAGCTGGCCATGCAGGAGTTCATGATCCTGCCAACCGGTGCGTCGTCCTTTACCGAGGCAATGAAGATCGGTAGCGAGGTGTACCACCATTTGAAGAACGTGATCAAGGCCAAGTTCGGGCTGGATGCGACCGCCGTCGGTGATGAGGGTGGCTTCGCGCCCAACATCCTAGAGAACAAGGAAGCGCTGAACCTGATCCAGGACGCCATCGCTAAGGCTGGCTACACCGGTAAGGTTGAAATCGGTATGGATGTCGCTGCGTCCGAGTTCCACAAGGAGGGCAAGTACGATCTGGACTTCAAGAACCCGAAATCGGACCCGAGCGCATGGTTGGCTCCGGACGCGCTGGAGCAGCTGTACCAGGGCTTCATCAAGGACTTCCCGATTGTCAGTATTGAGGATCCCTTCGATCAAGATCATTGGGATGCGTGGAGCAAGATCACTGCCAACACGACGATCCAGATCGTCGGTGACGATTTGACCGTTACCAACCCGAAGCGTATTGCTACCGCCGTCGAGAAGAAGGCCTGTAACTGTTTGCTGCTGAAGGTGAACCAGATCGGTTCGGTGACGGAATCGATCAATGCGCATCTGCTGGCAAAGAAGAACGGTTGGGGTACGATGGTTTCGCATCGTTCCGGCGAAACCGAGGACACGTTCATTGCCGATCTGGTGGTGGGTTTGAGCACCGGCCAGATCAAGACTGGTGCACCATGCCGATCGGAGCGTTTGGCTAAGTACAACCAAATCCTGCGCATCGAGGAGGAGCTCGGTGCCGGAGCGAAGTACGCCGGTAAGAGCTTCCGTCATCCGCAGTAA